In one Oscillospiraceae bacterium genomic region, the following are encoded:
- a CDS encoding nucleotide pyrophosphohydrolase, translated as MTINEYQSLALRTESRIATDPVPYIRVLEGLMGLNGEAGEAIDIMKKVLFQGHEFDQEHMAKELGDIAWYLAVSADAIGYDLETIFQMNVDKLKARYPDGFDSEHSQHRSANDI; from the coding sequence ATGACAATCAATGAATACCAGTCCCTCGCATTACGCACAGAGTCACGCATCGCTACCGACCCCGTCCCCTATATCCGAGTGCTTGAAGGTCTTATGGGGCTGAATGGCGAAGCCGGGGAAGCCATTGATATTATGAAAAAGGTGCTCTTCCAGGGCCACGAGTTCGATCAGGAGCACATGGCCAAGGAGCTCGGCGACATCGCCTGGTATCTGGCTGTCAGTGCCGATGCCATTGGCTATGACCTGGAGACCATTTTCCAGATGAATGTGGATAAGCTCAAGGCACGTTATCCCGATGGCTTTGATTCCGAACACAGCCAGCATCGCAGCGCCAATGATATTTGA